A stretch of Terriglobales bacterium DNA encodes these proteins:
- a CDS encoding DUF4440 domain-containing protein has protein sequence MSLSMTLALLCVAMVPVAMAETKSDSGAAEEILAVEKAAMERWCKGDVEGYLSSSSDDVTYFDPFTAARLNGLSELSKLYRGFAGGFHFDRFEFVDPKVQVSGDMAVLTYILATYAGSKTERWNATMVYQKTGGKWKIIHTHMSITQPKLAEKVE, from the coding sequence ATGTCCTTATCGATGACGTTAGCGTTGCTGTGTGTAGCGATGGTGCCGGTTGCGATGGCGGAGACCAAGAGCGATTCCGGCGCTGCGGAGGAGATTCTTGCGGTGGAGAAGGCCGCGATGGAGCGTTGGTGCAAGGGAGATGTTGAAGGATACCTGAGCAGTTCCAGCGACGACGTAACCTATTTCGATCCATTCACAGCCGCGCGCCTGAACGGCCTTTCCGAATTATCGAAGCTGTACCGAGGTTTTGCGGGCGGATTTCACTTTGACCGGTTCGAGTTTGTCGATCCGAAGGTGCAGGTTTCGGGAGATATGGCCGTGTTGACGTACATCCTTGCTACGTATGCGGGCTCAAAGACGGAACGCTGGAATGCCACCATGGTCTATCAAAAGACAGGCGGGAAGTGGAAGATCATCCACACTCACATGTCGATCACGCAGCCCAAACTGGCGGAGAAAGTCGAGTAG
- a CDS encoding transposase — protein MGSPLDRNYAYRRRLPHCQKHGTPVFITFRKALPGSFSRPMRDVILNHCLHDHRKKYVLNAVVVMPDHVHLLLTPLPDKDGWPLSLPAILKSLKGTSARSVNKLAGSTGPVWQDESFDHVLRSDDSLTQKIEYIRQNPVRRGLVSSPEDYPWLWIDPVCTSL, from the coding sequence ATGGGTTCACCGCTCGACCGCAACTACGCCTACCGGCGCCGGCTCCCTCACTGTCAAAAGCACGGAACGCCAGTCTTCATCACCTTCAGGAAGGCCCTCCCTGGCAGCTTCTCGCGCCCGATGCGCGACGTCATCCTGAACCACTGCCTTCACGATCATCGAAAGAAGTATGTATTGAACGCCGTGGTCGTCATGCCCGATCACGTGCATCTGCTTCTGACGCCCTTGCCGGACAAAGACGGCTGGCCGCTGAGTCTGCCCGCCATCCTGAAATCGCTGAAAGGCACCTCCGCCCGCAGTGTCAACAAACTCGCAGGATCCACCGGGCCCGTATGGCAGGACGAATCTTTCGACCACGTGCTGCGCAGCGACGACAGTCTGACGCAGAAGATCGAGTACATCCGCCAGAACCCCGTCCGCCGAGGCCTGGTCTCCAGCCCAGAAGACTATCCCTGGCTCTGGATCGACCCCGTCTGTACCAGTTTGTGA
- a CDS encoding isoprenylcysteine carboxylmethyltransferase family protein — MLLVVLAWILGAGSLVLFVVLLWFGSLGVLELQVADKALLAWDAGLCLVFFLQHSILVRRSVRDAMRNYLPQHCQGVAYTITSGVALLTLELLWQRSATNLYVLRGTGRVAMGALLVLALAGFVWGIGSLKRFDAFGIEAYLAHRAGKQVPAMPLTIRGPYRFVRHPFYAFGIVALWATPVLSVDRLLLNVMFTGWIVLGATLEERDLEAEFGEEYTQYRRAVPMLVPRPWRGWRHGTMPLETVKR; from the coding sequence ATGTTGCTCGTGGTGCTCGCGTGGATTCTTGGGGCAGGCTCTCTGGTTCTCTTCGTTGTTCTTCTTTGGTTCGGCAGCCTGGGGGTGCTTGAACTTCAAGTGGCGGACAAAGCGCTGCTTGCCTGGGACGCAGGGCTCTGCCTGGTGTTCTTCCTTCAACACAGCATCCTGGTCCGACGTTCCGTACGCGACGCGATGCGCAACTACCTGCCGCAACATTGCCAAGGTGTGGCGTACACGATTACGTCGGGCGTGGCTCTGCTAACTCTGGAGTTGCTGTGGCAACGCTCGGCCACGAACCTATACGTGCTGCGGGGCACGGGACGGGTTGCGATGGGAGCGCTGCTGGTGCTGGCACTTGCCGGGTTCGTGTGGGGCATCGGAAGTTTAAAGAGATTTGACGCCTTCGGGATCGAGGCCTACCTGGCGCACCGCGCCGGCAAACAGGTGCCGGCGATGCCGCTGACGATTCGGGGGCCGTATCGGTTCGTGCGTCATCCGTTTTATGCGTTTGGCATCGTGGCGTTGTGGGCCACACCGGTGCTGTCAGTTGACCGGCTGCTGCTTAACGTGATGTTTACGGGGTGGATTGTGCTGGGCGCCACACTGGAAGAGCGTGACCTAGAGGCCGAGTTTGGCGAGGAGTATACGCAGTACCGGCGAGCGGTTCCGATGCTGGTGCCGAGACCGTGGCGTGGGTGGAGGCACGGCACGATGCCGTTGGAGACAGTGAAGAGATGA
- a CDS encoding DUF4440 domain-containing protein — MAAGKSLFAVVLMFVALAGCGSRSTNPITQEELVRRTQEMMDAVAPGQKGPWQEYLAEDVIYFDEKGRLHDKASMIGELSPLPAGYVGKIKVANARSHIEGDTAILSYDIDEALTIYGQKLGARFHATDTWMRRGGRWQMVAAQVLRYYGDPAEGKPDPERYGDYVGTYELAPGVTRTVTMEGGKLFSRRGERPKEELLTESGDVYFRKGVEGRVLFRRNERGKVDAVIDRRNYEDIVWTKK, encoded by the coding sequence ATGGCAGCAGGGAAATCGCTTTTCGCAGTCGTACTCATGTTCGTTGCACTCGCCGGCTGCGGGTCGCGAAGCACCAATCCGATTACGCAAGAGGAATTGGTACGGCGCACGCAGGAGATGATGGATGCCGTGGCGCCCGGACAGAAGGGCCCGTGGCAGGAATACCTGGCGGAAGACGTCATCTACTTCGACGAGAAGGGGCGGCTCCACGACAAGGCGTCGATGATTGGCGAACTCAGCCCGTTGCCCGCGGGCTACGTGGGCAAGATCAAGGTGGCGAATGCAAGGAGCCATATCGAAGGTGACACGGCGATTCTCAGCTATGACATCGACGAGGCGTTGACGATCTACGGTCAGAAACTTGGCGCGCGCTTTCACGCCACGGATACCTGGATGCGTCGAGGCGGACGCTGGCAGATGGTTGCGGCGCAGGTGTTGCGTTACTACGGAGACCCCGCGGAAGGGAAGCCGGATCCGGAGCGCTATGGGGACTACGTGGGTACATATGAGCTGGCTCCGGGAGTAACGCGGACTGTAACCATGGAGGGCGGTAAGCTTTTTTCGCGCCGGGGCGAGCGTCCGAAAGAAGAGTTGCTTACGGAGAGTGGAGATGTGTACTTCCGCAAGGGCGTGGAAGGAAGAGTACTCTTCCGGCGCAATGAGCGTGGCAAGGTAGACGCGGTGATCGACCGCAGGAACTACGAGGATATCGTTTGGACAAAGAAATGA